One segment of Synchiropus splendidus isolate RoL2022-P1 chromosome 4, RoL_Sspl_1.0, whole genome shotgun sequence DNA contains the following:
- the LOC128756721 gene encoding mucin-17-like isoform X2 — MASLVKDDEEDESQRTSPSTPPEPSSENFRTVVTEIVQQAASELMHTLNLQVESYLETTLQKAFVDFQLAVEEKIDSTTSATPQRGSASPERVLNPASSRTSVEMEPKVDEVSQSYSPSMCGGVPSPSSSLMLTQEAQSPGPSPSCAQDVVMCTSVCSIQDIHITRSTTSPGVSKESVEDLSMITSVSSFQQEHLVVTGQALSPLAPHTVSYTSEDQDVNDQTQQPPHVSPLPSQDLQTWTPTTGVDILPTSRPVSARQEEQVYVFQEQPTSPSVRLTPLSAGTQSPTLGTLCPSSPISADIVDTLLDKSKAAQQSTSPALRLLTPSSVRSLSPALSVTTTPLSFVSADSVEVLQEEQTLSRSASVLQEQLRLSQGPSSPVRWLPPPSSEGSQSPASIVSVERINVLQEVTVNVKWAQQQSTSPVSVFLTHSPGRTLSPTLSSSSLSDMAAVRSDLQEDLVQRLPTPSPGGTPSPATNAVFPSSFVSADMDKEGDAEETEKDRQPFSPLHGQPTLSPQGMALSTMSSTFLHSADIQVLQECSAETYDELQNSMSPLCRHPTPPIEGTHFPALITHHSPTPQLPATPTICRLPTPLPTATPSPALSSTRSSSVTYVETNLSLETTTITTLSSAPNSSDKESPLLSPPDTGPALNVMVTHLQDQSQTYKVAELSSSPGWKCSTPTSEGTVLDEIDPALIFTSLPSEAYADEDEVIKSAVTEGQGQGELDYISPALDSYSSPILKSSTRTSVSSCQDTLDKTMTFTSPRSDGEDEEEVIAGGEGKLMGQLAHSRTDSGYYSQPLWTLPTPGCPREDARDVALSFTSDLADIFVDDTMTELQEEMVYPCREQDSLLSHVWKLPSLEADFISTSVPTDTDEDDEEFLAAGIMKELMEEAWVDSRSGQYDMSTPPAPSITPNFPQGRFVDENEGSQEISTQTSVSSFKYLGYDDTLEAAGVEDYITDYLDYKCRQRDPLYLSALNSSTLSSSYSTSCPRDDDVTKACVMMEFLEEAWTGRDPSTGSSLYQPYGNKLGNGVTKHPKMSPPPMMQEIEEMSLEDLVQQLKRHPGPSAQGVYTESNRTQSRAAAPLSELKKNLSVVMKEFFDSLDERQLTEMSKGLHTIVVKDQLVNLCIEILQLSTQTIVSLSKSSEMFATLNHSVAEKVILQNTSQNYNGTGTDPTFRTSFGEVLSDLVDKDAMQVPQEITHGIVNTVTNEVNTILTETVQVSLHNREACAGTFHSCQMSTCDPCTNIMEEVSQEIQSLHKRPVVKKKRPWCLSRWCKRKVAQNSSGK, encoded by the exons ATGGCCTCACTGgtaaaagatgatgaagaggatgaaagtCAGAGAACAAGTCCGTCCACCCCGCCCGAGCCCTCCtctgaaaacttcagaacagtGGTCACAGAAATCGTCCAGCAGGCTGCCAGTGAACTGATGCACACACTGAACCTTCAAGTGGAGAGCTACTtggaaacaacacttcagaaagcgTTTGTTGACTTCCAGCTAGCAGTCGAAGAGAAAATAGACAGTACTACCTCTGCTACACCCCAACGGGGCTCTGCATCACCAGAGAGGGTTTTAAACCCTGCCTCATCTAGGACTAGTGTGGAAATGGAGCCTAAAGTGGACGAGGTGTCCCAGTCCTACTCTCCGTCAATGTGTGGCGGGGTTCCCTCTCCAAGCTCTTCACTGATGCTCACGCAGGAAGCTCAGTCACCAGGACCTTCTCCCTCATGTGCTCAGGACGTTGTTATGTGCACGTCGGTGTGCTCCATTCAGGACATCCACATCACAAGGTCCACCACCAGCCCTGGTGTGAGCAAAGAGAGTGTGGAAGACTTGTCCATGATAACTTCAGTTTCCTCCTTCCAGCAGGAGCACCTTGTTGTAACAGGGCAGGCTCTAAGTCCTTTAGCACCTCATACAGTCAGCTATACGAGTGAAGATCAGGATGTCAATGATCAAACACAGCAACCACCACATGTCTCACCCCTACCTTCACAAGACCTGCAGACATGGACTCCAACCACCGGAGTGGATATTCTGCCCACCTCAAGGCCAGTGAGTGCCAGGCAGGAGGAACAAGTTTACGTGTTTCAAGAGCAGCCCACCAGTCCATCAGTCAGGCTGACTCCCTTGTCTGCTGGCACCCAGTCTCCCACTCTGGGTACCTTGTGTCCTTCCTCACCCATCTCAGCAGACATTGTGGACACATTGCTGGACAAAAGCAAGGCAGCACAACAATCCACCTCACCAGCTCTAAGGCTGCTCACTCCTTCATCAGTAAGAAGCCTGTCCCCTGCACTAAGCGTCACCACCACTCCACTCTCGTTTGTCTCAGCTGACTCAGTAGAAGTCTTGCAAGAAGAGCAGACCCTCTCCAGATCAGCAAGCGTCCTGCAGGAGCAATTGCGGCTGTCTCAGGGACCGTCTTCACCTGTACGCTGGCTCCCCCCACCCTCCTCAGAAGGCAGCCAATCTCCTGCATCTATTGTCTCTGTTGAGAGGATTAATGTGTTGCAAGAAGTGACTGTTAATGTGAAATGGGCACAGCAGCAATCGACATCACCTGTCTCCGTTTTTCTGACTCACTCACCAGGAAGAACTCTGTCCCCTACACtaagctcctcctccttgtcGGACATGGCAGCTGTAAGGAGTGACCTCCAGGAGGACTTGGTTCAAAGGCTACCAACTCCTTCCCCAGGTggaactccttctccagctACGAATGCGGTCTTTCCCTCATCATTTGTCTCTGCAGACATGGACAAAGAGGGAGATGCTGAGGAGACAGAAAAGGATCGACAGCCCTTCTCGCCCCTTCACGGACAACCCACCCTCTCTCCTCAAGGAATGGCATTAAGCACCATGTCATCCACCTTCTTACATTCAGCAGACATTCAAGTGCTGCAGGAGTGCAGTGCTGAAACTTATGACGAATTGCAAAACTCCATGTCTCCTCTCTGTAGGCATCCTACACCCCCAATTGAGGGCACTCACTTTCCAGCTTTGATTACCCACCACTCTCCCACACCACAACTGCCAGCCACGCCAACCATCTGCAGGCTTCCTACTCCCTTACCAACTGcaactccttctccagctttGAGCTCAACCAGATCCTCCTCAGTCACCTACGTGGAGACTAATTTGTCTTTAGAaacaaccaccatcaccacactAAGTTCTGCCCCGAACAGCTCAGATAAGGAGTCCcctcttctttctcctcctgaCACTGGCCCTGCATTAAATGTCATGGTGACTCATCTACAGGACCAATCTCAAACATACAAGGTAGCAGAATTATCCTCGTCCCctgggtggaagtgctccacaCCAACGTCTGAGGGGACTGTCCTGGACGAAATTGATCCAGCACTGATCTTCACCTCTCTCCCATCTGAAGCATATGCAGATGAGGATGAGGTCATCAAATCAGCTGTTACTGAGGGACAAGGACAGGGGGAGCTGGACTATATCAGTCCAGCATTAGATTCATACTCTTCACCGATTTTGAAATCGTCCACCCGAACATCCGTGAGCTCTTGTCAAGACACGCTGGATAAAACCATGACTTTCACCTCTCCTCGTTCAGAtggggaggatgaggaggaagttaTCGCGGGGGGTGAAGGAAAGCTGATGGGACAACTGGCCCACAGCCGTACAGACTCAGGCTACTACTCCCAACCTCTCTGGACACTTCCAACCCCCGGGTGCCCCAGAGAGGATGCTCGAGATGTAGCCTTGAGTTTCACATCTGATCTAGCTGATATTTTTGTGGACGATACCATGACGGAGTTGCAGGAAGAGATGGTCTACCCTTGCAGGGAACAAGATTCATTACTCTCGCATGTGTGGAAACTACCCAGTCTGGAGGCAGATTTTATCTCGACATCCGTACCCACTGACACTGACGAGGACGATGAAGAATTCTTAGCGGCAGGCATTATGAAGGAGTTAATGGAGGAGGCTTGGGTGGATTCAAGGTCAGGGCAGTATGATATGTCCACGCCGCCTGCGCCGAGCATCACTCCAAACTTTCCACAAGGCAGATTTGTGGATGAGAATGAAGGCTCACAGGAGATCTCCACTCAAACGTCTGTGTCCTCTTTTAAATATCTGGGCTATGATGACACCCTGGAAGCTGCAGGCGTGGAGGACTACATCACAGACTATCTGGACTACAAATGTCGGCAAAGAGATCCGCTTTATTTATCAGCTTTGAACTCATCTACTTTGTCCTCTTCATACTCTACTTCTTGCCCTCgcgatgatgatgtcacaaaagCATGTGTCATGATGGAGTTCTTGGAAGAGGCATGGACTGGCAGGGACCCTTCAACGGGATCTTCGCTGTACCAACCCTACGGTAACAAGTTGGGGAATGGGGTCACGAAACACCCTAAAATGAGTCCACCACCGATGATGCAAGAGATTGAGGAGATGTCTTTGGAGGACTTGGTACAGCAGTTAAAAAGGCATCCTGGGCCATCAGCTCAAGGTGTCTACACAGAGAGTAACCGCACACAGAGCAGGGCAGCAGCGCCCCTGTCTGAACTCAAAAAGAACCTCAGTGTGGTGATGAAGGAGTTCTTTGACAGCCTCGATGAAAG GCAGCTGACAGAGATGAGCAAGGGTCTCCACACCATTGTGGTCAAGGATCAGCTGGTCAACCTCTGCATAGAaattctgcagctgtccacaCAGACCATTGTGTCATTGTCCAAGTCCAGTGAGATGTTTGCCACTCTCAACCACTCTGTGGCAGAGAAGGTCATTCTGCAGAATACTTCCCAAAACTACAACGGCACAGGTACCGATCCCACCTTCAGAACATCCTTTGGCGAGGTGCTCTCCGACTTGGTGGACAAGGACGCCATGCAGGTCCCACAAGAGATCACACACGGGATTGTGAACACTGTGACCAATGAGGTCAACACCATACTCACAGAAACTGTTCAAGTGTCACTTCACAATAGAGAGGCCTGCGCCGGCACCTTTCACAGCTGCCAGATGTCGACCTGCGACCCTTGCACGAACATCATGGAGGAGGTTTCTCAAGAAATTCAATCTTTGCATAAACGACCGGTTGTGAAAAAGAAGCGGCCATGGTGCTTATCAAGGTGGTGTAAACGTAAAGTTGCCCAGAACAGCAGCGGGAAGTGA
- the LOC128756721 gene encoding mucin-17-like isoform X1 yields MASLVKDDEEDESQRTSPSTPPEPSSENFRTVVTEIVQQAASELMHTLNLQVESYLETTLQKAFVDFQLAVEEKIDSTTSATPQRGSASPERVLNPASSRTSVEMEPKVDEVSQSYSPSMCGGVPSPSSSLMLTQEAQSPGPSPSCAQDVVMCTSVCSIQDIHITRSTTSPGVSKESVEDLSMITSVSSFQQEHLVVTGQALSPLAPHTVSYTSEDQDVNDQTQQPPHVSPLPSQDLQTWTPTTGVDILPTSRPVSARQEEQVYVFQEQPTSPSVRLTPLSAGTQSPTLGTLCPSSPISADIVDTLLDKSKAAQQSTSPALRLLTPSSVRSLSPALSVTTTPLSFVSADSVEVLQEEQTLSRSASVLQEQLRLSQGPSSPVRWLPPPSSEGSQSPASIVSVERINVLQEVTVNVKWAQQQSTSPVSVFLTHSPGRTLSPTLSSSSLSDMAAVRSDLQEDLVQRLPTPSPGGTPSPATNAVFPSSFVSADMDKEGDAEETEKDRQPFSPLHGQPTLSPQGMALSTMSSTFLHSADIQVLQECSAETYDELQNSMSPLCRHPTPPIEGTHFPALITHHSPTPQLPATPTICRLPTPLPTATPSPALSSTRSSSVTYVETNLSLETTTITTLSSAPNSSDKESPLLSPPDTGPALNVMVTHLQDQSQTYKVAELSSSPGWKCSTPTSEGTVLDEIDPALIFTSLPSEAYADEDEVIKSAVTEGQGQGELDYISPALDSYSSPILKSSTRTSVSSCQDTLDKTMTFTSPRSDGEDEEEVIAGGEGKLMGQLAHSRTDSGYYSQPLWTLPTPGCPREDARDVALSFTSDLADIFVDDTMTELQEEMVYPCREQDSLLSHVWKLPSLEADFISTSVPTDTDEDDEEFLAAGIMKELMEEAWVDSRSGQYDMSTPPAPSITPNFPQGRFVDENEGSQEISTQTSVSSFKYLGYDDTLEAAGVEDYITDYLDYKCRQRDPLYLSALNSSTLSSSYSTSCPRDDDVTKACVMMEFLEEAWTGRDPSTGSSLYQPYGNKLGNGVTKHPKMSPPPMMQEIEEMSLEDLVQQLKRHPGPSAQGVYTESNRTQSRAAAPLSELKKNLSVVMKEFFDSLDERYVTCKLSVASHRFSFVTDSSIILRQLTEMSKGLHTIVVKDQLVNLCIEILQLSTQTIVSLSKSSEMFATLNHSVAEKVILQNTSQNYNGTGTDPTFRTSFGEVLSDLVDKDAMQVPQEITHGIVNTVTNEVNTILTETVQVSLHNREACAGTFHSCQMSTCDPCTNIMEEVSQEIQSLHKRPVVKKKRPWCLSRWCKRKVAQNSSGK; encoded by the coding sequence ATGGCCTCACTGgtaaaagatgatgaagaggatgaaagtCAGAGAACAAGTCCGTCCACCCCGCCCGAGCCCTCCtctgaaaacttcagaacagtGGTCACAGAAATCGTCCAGCAGGCTGCCAGTGAACTGATGCACACACTGAACCTTCAAGTGGAGAGCTACTtggaaacaacacttcagaaagcgTTTGTTGACTTCCAGCTAGCAGTCGAAGAGAAAATAGACAGTACTACCTCTGCTACACCCCAACGGGGCTCTGCATCACCAGAGAGGGTTTTAAACCCTGCCTCATCTAGGACTAGTGTGGAAATGGAGCCTAAAGTGGACGAGGTGTCCCAGTCCTACTCTCCGTCAATGTGTGGCGGGGTTCCCTCTCCAAGCTCTTCACTGATGCTCACGCAGGAAGCTCAGTCACCAGGACCTTCTCCCTCATGTGCTCAGGACGTTGTTATGTGCACGTCGGTGTGCTCCATTCAGGACATCCACATCACAAGGTCCACCACCAGCCCTGGTGTGAGCAAAGAGAGTGTGGAAGACTTGTCCATGATAACTTCAGTTTCCTCCTTCCAGCAGGAGCACCTTGTTGTAACAGGGCAGGCTCTAAGTCCTTTAGCACCTCATACAGTCAGCTATACGAGTGAAGATCAGGATGTCAATGATCAAACACAGCAACCACCACATGTCTCACCCCTACCTTCACAAGACCTGCAGACATGGACTCCAACCACCGGAGTGGATATTCTGCCCACCTCAAGGCCAGTGAGTGCCAGGCAGGAGGAACAAGTTTACGTGTTTCAAGAGCAGCCCACCAGTCCATCAGTCAGGCTGACTCCCTTGTCTGCTGGCACCCAGTCTCCCACTCTGGGTACCTTGTGTCCTTCCTCACCCATCTCAGCAGACATTGTGGACACATTGCTGGACAAAAGCAAGGCAGCACAACAATCCACCTCACCAGCTCTAAGGCTGCTCACTCCTTCATCAGTAAGAAGCCTGTCCCCTGCACTAAGCGTCACCACCACTCCACTCTCGTTTGTCTCAGCTGACTCAGTAGAAGTCTTGCAAGAAGAGCAGACCCTCTCCAGATCAGCAAGCGTCCTGCAGGAGCAATTGCGGCTGTCTCAGGGACCGTCTTCACCTGTACGCTGGCTCCCCCCACCCTCCTCAGAAGGCAGCCAATCTCCTGCATCTATTGTCTCTGTTGAGAGGATTAATGTGTTGCAAGAAGTGACTGTTAATGTGAAATGGGCACAGCAGCAATCGACATCACCTGTCTCCGTTTTTCTGACTCACTCACCAGGAAGAACTCTGTCCCCTACACtaagctcctcctccttgtcGGACATGGCAGCTGTAAGGAGTGACCTCCAGGAGGACTTGGTTCAAAGGCTACCAACTCCTTCCCCAGGTggaactccttctccagctACGAATGCGGTCTTTCCCTCATCATTTGTCTCTGCAGACATGGACAAAGAGGGAGATGCTGAGGAGACAGAAAAGGATCGACAGCCCTTCTCGCCCCTTCACGGACAACCCACCCTCTCTCCTCAAGGAATGGCATTAAGCACCATGTCATCCACCTTCTTACATTCAGCAGACATTCAAGTGCTGCAGGAGTGCAGTGCTGAAACTTATGACGAATTGCAAAACTCCATGTCTCCTCTCTGTAGGCATCCTACACCCCCAATTGAGGGCACTCACTTTCCAGCTTTGATTACCCACCACTCTCCCACACCACAACTGCCAGCCACGCCAACCATCTGCAGGCTTCCTACTCCCTTACCAACTGcaactccttctccagctttGAGCTCAACCAGATCCTCCTCAGTCACCTACGTGGAGACTAATTTGTCTTTAGAaacaaccaccatcaccacactAAGTTCTGCCCCGAACAGCTCAGATAAGGAGTCCcctcttctttctcctcctgaCACTGGCCCTGCATTAAATGTCATGGTGACTCATCTACAGGACCAATCTCAAACATACAAGGTAGCAGAATTATCCTCGTCCCctgggtggaagtgctccacaCCAACGTCTGAGGGGACTGTCCTGGACGAAATTGATCCAGCACTGATCTTCACCTCTCTCCCATCTGAAGCATATGCAGATGAGGATGAGGTCATCAAATCAGCTGTTACTGAGGGACAAGGACAGGGGGAGCTGGACTATATCAGTCCAGCATTAGATTCATACTCTTCACCGATTTTGAAATCGTCCACCCGAACATCCGTGAGCTCTTGTCAAGACACGCTGGATAAAACCATGACTTTCACCTCTCCTCGTTCAGAtggggaggatgaggaggaagttaTCGCGGGGGGTGAAGGAAAGCTGATGGGACAACTGGCCCACAGCCGTACAGACTCAGGCTACTACTCCCAACCTCTCTGGACACTTCCAACCCCCGGGTGCCCCAGAGAGGATGCTCGAGATGTAGCCTTGAGTTTCACATCTGATCTAGCTGATATTTTTGTGGACGATACCATGACGGAGTTGCAGGAAGAGATGGTCTACCCTTGCAGGGAACAAGATTCATTACTCTCGCATGTGTGGAAACTACCCAGTCTGGAGGCAGATTTTATCTCGACATCCGTACCCACTGACACTGACGAGGACGATGAAGAATTCTTAGCGGCAGGCATTATGAAGGAGTTAATGGAGGAGGCTTGGGTGGATTCAAGGTCAGGGCAGTATGATATGTCCACGCCGCCTGCGCCGAGCATCACTCCAAACTTTCCACAAGGCAGATTTGTGGATGAGAATGAAGGCTCACAGGAGATCTCCACTCAAACGTCTGTGTCCTCTTTTAAATATCTGGGCTATGATGACACCCTGGAAGCTGCAGGCGTGGAGGACTACATCACAGACTATCTGGACTACAAATGTCGGCAAAGAGATCCGCTTTATTTATCAGCTTTGAACTCATCTACTTTGTCCTCTTCATACTCTACTTCTTGCCCTCgcgatgatgatgtcacaaaagCATGTGTCATGATGGAGTTCTTGGAAGAGGCATGGACTGGCAGGGACCCTTCAACGGGATCTTCGCTGTACCAACCCTACGGTAACAAGTTGGGGAATGGGGTCACGAAACACCCTAAAATGAGTCCACCACCGATGATGCAAGAGATTGAGGAGATGTCTTTGGAGGACTTGGTACAGCAGTTAAAAAGGCATCCTGGGCCATCAGCTCAAGGTGTCTACACAGAGAGTAACCGCACACAGAGCAGGGCAGCAGCGCCCCTGTCTGAACTCAAAAAGAACCTCAGTGTGGTGATGAAGGAGTTCTTTGACAGCCTCGATGAAAGGTACGTAACATGCAAACTGTCAGTTGCCAGCCACAGGTTCAGCTTTGTGACTGACTCATCCATTATCCTCAGGCAGCTGACAGAGATGAGCAAGGGTCTCCACACCATTGTGGTCAAGGATCAGCTGGTCAACCTCTGCATAGAaattctgcagctgtccacaCAGACCATTGTGTCATTGTCCAAGTCCAGTGAGATGTTTGCCACTCTCAACCACTCTGTGGCAGAGAAGGTCATTCTGCAGAATACTTCCCAAAACTACAACGGCACAGGTACCGATCCCACCTTCAGAACATCCTTTGGCGAGGTGCTCTCCGACTTGGTGGACAAGGACGCCATGCAGGTCCCACAAGAGATCACACACGGGATTGTGAACACTGTGACCAATGAGGTCAACACCATACTCACAGAAACTGTTCAAGTGTCACTTCACAATAGAGAGGCCTGCGCCGGCACCTTTCACAGCTGCCAGATGTCGACCTGCGACCCTTGCACGAACATCATGGAGGAGGTTTCTCAAGAAATTCAATCTTTGCATAAACGACCGGTTGTGAAAAAGAAGCGGCCATGGTGCTTATCAAGGTGGTGTAAACGTAAAGTTGCCCAGAACAGCAGCGGGAAGTGA